GGTTAGCGCTTCGCGGTGGACGAGGAGGCGGGCGGTTCGGCCGTCGTTGGACTCGACGTCGCCATACGCTTGCAAGATAGCGTCTTCCACCGGGTCGGCCAGGTCGAGCTTGACCTCGCGCAGCGGGGCGAAGCGTTCGATCACGCCGTCGAGCGAGCCGTCGTAGAGGATCGCGCCCTTGTGGATCACGACGACGCGCTTGCACAGCGCGGTGATGTCGGCCATGTAGTGGCTCGTCAGCAGGATGCTCGCCTGGTGCTCGTCGTTGTACTCCTTGAGGAACTTGCGCACGGCCGTCTGCGCGTTGACGTCCAAACCCAGTGTCGGCTCGTCGAGGAACAACACCTTGGGGTGGTGCAGCAGTGCCGCGACGAGCTCGCACTTCATCCGCTGGCCCAGCGAGAGCTTGCGGACGGGCTGGGTGAGCTCTTCCTTGAGCCCGAGCAGCTCCGCAAACCCATCGATGCGTCGCTGGGCCTCTTTCTCCGGGATGCTGTAGACCGCGGCGTTGACCTGCAGCGAGTCCATCGGCGGCAGGTCCCAGATCA
The sequence above is a segment of the Phycisphaeraceae bacterium D3-23 genome. Coding sequences within it:
- a CDS encoding ATP-binding cassette domain-containing protein, which produces MPAIAVNALCKTYHVADKQPGLFGTAKHFINRKHRDIHAVKDVSFDIAPGEIVGFLGPNGAGKTTTLKMLTGLIHPSSGSVDVLGYEPFKRKADYLRQITLVMGNKQQMIWDLPPMDSLQVNAAVYSIPEKEAQRRIDGFAELLGLKEELTQPVRKLSLGQRMKCELVAALLHHPKVLFLDEPTLGLDVNAQTAVRKFLKEYNDEHQASILLTSHYMADITALCKRVVVIHKGAILYDGSLDGVIERFAPLREVKLDLADPVEDAILQAYGDVESNDGRTARLLVHREALTQTVGRLLGELQVEDLTVTDPPIEDVIARLFESGEEEEKKEEVATDEHR